The Polyodon spathula isolate WHYD16114869_AA chromosome 23, ASM1765450v1, whole genome shotgun sequence genome has a window encoding:
- the LOC121298288 gene encoding lethal(3)malignant brain tumor-like protein 1 isoform X1, with amino-acid sequence MRSDRPLPARQPRLDCATAAREDMSGKVGVEVLVMGGASPLADASAPLVANESLAPKTRPQTTAFILPATSSPLSLAMRKGEGPRVAMETPKVGGAGEPVTSMLTPQVGGACSVVRVLEWKEGVAVLPGSNLKFRMSDFGTLQVVSDRTVPVLEPSTEGPAGKEVETDRVPGQSSVDGISLSAAIPSARKTVEPTEEDSTGGNVGPCAGWSPGGEKECMDELRREPLTDKSARLDIATVAQVSVLNPEDLKPVKKRKRKEYLSQSDEESEMESMEERVESLKVLEVNQSGCGPLGDGRQNRTVSGEVKKEAWTWSWYLEEQKAMAAPLKLFQECQSIPQTKNSFRVGMKLEGIDPQHPSMYFVLTVTEVCGYRMRLHFDGYSECHDFWVNSNSPDIHPAGWCEKTEHKLYTPKGQRAEGCKEEEFSWASYLRLTKAQVAPQELFVSPGGTELPSSFQVGMKLEAVDRMNPSLICVATVTDVVDKRFLVHFDNWDDTYDYWCDETSPYIHPVGWCQERGRPLTPPQDYPDPDNFSWEKYLKDTGSTAVPAHCFKLRPQHGFQVNMKLEAVDKRNPSLIRVATVEDVDEYRIKIHFDGWNHMYDYWIDSDNPDIHPAGWCERTGHPLKTPLRESNTQQPGPRDTLASGQGGCASLVCKGISHSRAKYSFNHRKCPTPGCDGSGHVTGRFTAHHCLSGCPLAERNQGRLKTELSDTEGPGAKRNLLVFGQRSKTSRHHGRIGRPPKYRKSQQRTYQSVSAEIIHPSFFMSALSANPDRTLSLCWEQHCKLLPGVAGICASNVATWSVDEVSSFVENLTGCDEQARVFKDEMIDGEAFLLLTQTDIVKIMSIKLGPALKIYNAILVFKSTDDSHK; translated from the exons ATGCGCAGTGATAGGCCCCTGCCCGCAAGACAACCTCGG TTAGACTGTGCAACAGCAGCTCGTGAGGACATGAGCGGGAAGGTTGGTGTCGAGGTGCTGGTGATGGGCGGAGCCAGTCCCCTCGCTGACGCCAGTGCGCCCCTTGTAGCCAATGAAAGCTTGGCGCCGAAGACACGCCCCCAGACCACTGCCTTTATTCTCCCAG CCACCAGCTCCCCTCTGAGCCTGGCAATGCGGAAGGGGGAAGGGCCAAGAGTTGCCATGGAGACGCCAAAGGTGGGCGGAGCTGGGGAGCCAGTGACCTCCATGCTGACCCCTCAGGTGGGCGGCGCCTGCAGCGTGGTCCGTGTTTTGGAGTGGAAGGAGGGCGTCGCCGTGCTCCCAGGCAGCAACCTAAAG TTCCGGATGAGTGACTTTGGCACTCTGCAGGTTGTGAGTGACAGGACAGTTCCTGTCCTCGAGCCAAGCACAGAAGGGCCTGCTGGGAAGGAGGTGGAGACAGACAGAGTCCCAGGACAGAGCTCAG TAGATGGTATCTCCCTCAGTGCTGCGATTCCTTCTGCAAGAAAGACGGTTGAACCCACTGAGGAGGACTCGACGGGAGGGAATGTTGGTCCCTGTGCAGGCTGGAGCCCGGGCGGGGAGAAGGAGTGCATGGATGAACTGCGGAGAGAGCCACTCACAGACAA GTCAGCACGTCTGGACATTGCCACGGTGGCCCAGGTGTCAGTGTTGAACCCAGAGGATCTGAAGCCAgtgaagaagaggaagaggaaggagtACCTGAGCCAGTCGGATGAGGAGTCAGAGATGGAGTCGATG gaggagagggtggagagtcTGAAGGTGCTAGAAGTGAACCAGTCTGGCTGTGGCCCGCTAGGGGACGGGAGACAGAACAGGACAG TCTCTGGGGAGGTGAAGAAGGAGGCGTGGACGTGGTCGTGGTATCTGGAGGAACAGAAGGCCATGGCTGCCCCTCTTAAGCTCTTCCAGGAG TGCCAGAGCATCCCCCAGACAAAGAACAGCTTCAGAGTCGGGATGAAGTTAGAGGGGATTGATCCACAGCACCCTTCCATGTACTTCGTCCTCACAGTGACCGAG gTGTGCGGGTATCGAATGAGGCTGCACTTTGACGGCTACTCCGAGTGCCATGATTTCTGGGTAAACAGCAACAGTCCGGACATCCATCCAGCCGGCTGGTGCGAGAAGACTGAGCACAAACTCTACACTCCAAAAGGTCAGAGGGCAGAGG GGTGTAAAGAAGAGGAGTTCTCCTGGGCCAGCTACCTGAGACTGACCAAGGCACAGGTGGCTCCACAGGAGCTGTTTGTCAGTCCAGGCGGG ACAGAGCTCCCCAGCAGTTTTCAGGTGGGGATGAAGCTGGAGGCCGTCGACCGCATGAACCCCTCCCTCATCTGTGTCGCCACGGTGACTGATGTGGTGGACAAGCGCTTCCTGGTTCACTTCGACAACTGGGATGACACTTACGACTACTG GTGTGATGAGACCAGTCCATACATCCACCCTGTTGGCTGGTGCCAGGAACGGGGCCGTCCCCTCACCCCACCGCAAG ATTACCCAGATCCTGATAACTTTTCCTGGGAGAAGTACCTGAAGGATACCGGCTCTACTGCTGTCCCAGCACATTGTTTCAAACTG CGCCCTCAGCATGGGTTCCAGGTCAACATGAAGCTGGAGGCCGTGGACAAGCGCAACCCCTCCCTCATTCGCGTGGCCACGGTGGAAGATGTTGACGAGTACAGGATTAAG ATCCACTTCGACGGCTGGAACCACATGTACGATTACTGGATCGACTCGGACAATCCCGACATCCACCCTGCAGGCTGGTGTGAGAGAACCGGGCACCCCCTGAAAACGCCCCTCCGTGAGTCAAATACACAGCAACCCG GCCCCCGGGACACCTTGGCGTcaggacaaggtggctgcgccTCTCTCGTCTGTAAAGGAATCAGCCATTCGCGAGCCAAGTACAGCTTCAACCACAG GAAGTGCCCCACCCCAGGCTGTGACGGCTCTGGTCATGTGACCGGGCGCTTCACGGCACACCACTGCCTGTCAGGCTGCCCGCTGGCGGAGCGGAACCAGGGCAGGCTCAAAACTGAGCTCTCCGACACCGAGGGCCCTGGGGCCAAGCGCAACCTGCTCGTCTTTGGCCAGCGCAGCAAGACGTCCCGGCACCACGGCAG GATAGGCCGTCCGCCCAAGTACAGGAAGAGCCAGCAGAGAACCTATCAGA GTGTGTCAGCGGAAATCATACACCCGTCCTTCTTCATGTCAGCCCTGTCTGCCAACCCGGACCGCACCCTATCACTCTGCTGGGAGCAGCACTGCAAGCTGCTGCCCGGGGTGGCTGGCATCTGCGCCAGCAACGTGGCAACCTGGAGCGTGGACGAG GTTTCCAGTTTTGTCGAGAATCTCACTGGTTGTGACGAGCAAGCCCGGGTTTTCAAAGACGAG ATGATCGACGGCGAGGCGTTCCTCTTGCTGACGCAGACAGACATTGTGAAGATCATGAGCATCAAGCTGGGCCCGGCGCTCAAGATCTACAATGCCATTCTGGTGTTCAAGAGCACCGACGACAGCCATAAGTGA
- the LOC121298290 gene encoding serine/arginine-rich splicing factor 6-like isoform X1, which produces MPRVYIGRLSYHVREKDIQRFFSGYGKLLEIDLKNGYGFVEFEDTRDADDAVYELNGKELCGERVIVEHARGPRRDRDGYGGGGGGGGGGYGGRSGGGGGSGGGYSRSRVGRDKYGPPVRTEYRLVVENLSSRCSWQDLKDFMRQAGEVTYADAHKERTNEGVIEFRSHSDMKRAMEKLDGTDINGRKIRLVEDKPRRRRSYSGSHSRSRSRRRSRSRSRRSSRSRSNSRSRSRSRSRSKRRSRSGRKSRSKSPARKSRSKSPARKSRSKSPARKSRSKSPARKSRSKSPARKSRSKSPARKSRSRSRTRKSRSRSRTRKSRSRSPSRKSRSKSVSKPKSDRDSRSPSEEKSEIKKSRSRSCSPVENGKGDQLKSASPSTSPKPDERRSKSPPSKRSASRSPSHSKSRSRSGSRD; this is translated from the exons atgcCCCGCGTTTACATTGGCAGATTGAGCTATCATGTGCGGGAGAAGGACATCCAAAGGTTCTTCAGCGGCTACGGCAAGTTGCTGGAGATCGACCTGAAAAATGG GTATGGTTTTGTCGAGTTTGAAGACACGCGTGATGCTGACGATGCCGTGTACGAGCTGAACGGCAAGGAGCTGTGCGGGGAGCGTGTGATCGTTGAGCATGCCCGCGGACCTCGCAGGGACCGAGATGGATACGGAGgcgggggaggaggaggaggaggaggttacGGTGGACGCA gtggtggtggtggtggcagtgGAGGTGGCTATAGCAGAAGCCGTGTTGGCAGGGATAAGTATGGGCCTCCAGTCCGCACAGAATACCGTCTGGTTGTGGAGAACCTCTCCAGTCGATGCAGCTGGCAAGACCTCAAG GATTTCATGCGGCAGGCTGGGGAGGTTACGTATGCTGACGCTCACAAGGAGCGCACCAATGAAGGGGTGATTGAGTTCCGCTCCCACTCGGACATGAAGAGGGCAATGGAGAAGCTGGACGGCACAGACATAAACGGTCGGAAGATCCGCCTGGTGGAGGACAAGCCGCGCCGCCGACGCTCCTACTCTGGAAGCCACTCCAG GTCCCGCAGCAGGCGCCGTTCTCGTAGCAGGAGCCGCAGAAGCAGTCGATCCCGCAGCAACTCAAGGTCACGTTCCCG ATCCCGCTCAAGAAGCAAACGGCGTTCTAGGTCAGGCAGGAAGTCCCGTTCTAAATCCCCTGCCAGGAAGTCCCGTTCTAAATCCCCTGCCAGGAAGTCCCGTTCTAAATCCCCTGCCAGGAAGTCCCGTTCTAAATCCCCTGCCAGGAAGTCCCGTTCTAAATCCCCTGCCAGGAAGTCCCGTTCTAAATCCCCTGCCAGGAAGTCTCGTTCCAGGTCCCGCACCAGGAAGTCTCGTTCCAGGTCCCGCACCAGGAAGTCCCGTTCCCGCTCTCCCAGCAGGAAGTCCCGCTCCAAGAGCGTGTCAAAGCCCAAGTCAGACCGTGACTCCCGCAGCCCCTCTGAAGAGAAGTCTGAGATTAAGAAGTCCCGCAGCCGATCCTGCTCACCTGTGGAGAATGGGAAAGGGGACCAGCTCAAATCTGCCAGCCCTTCTACCTCCCCCAAGCCAGATGAGCGTCGCTCCAAGTCTCCCCCGTCCAAACGATCAGCATCCCGATCCCCTTCACACTCAAAATCCCGTTCCCGGTCTGGCTCCAGAGATTAG
- the LOC121298288 gene encoding lethal(3)malignant brain tumor-like protein 1 isoform X2, with protein MRSDRPLPARQPRLDCATAAREDMSGKVGVEVLVMGGASPLADASAPLVANESLAPKTRPQTTAFILPATSSPLSLAMRKGEGPRVAMETPKVGGAGEPVTSMLTPQVGGACSVVRVLEWKEGVAVLPGSNLKFRMSDFGTLQVVSDRTVPVLEPSTEGPAGKEVETDRVPGQSSVDGISLSAAIPSARKTVEPTEEDSTGGNVGPCAGWSPGGEKECMDELRREPLTDKSARLDIATVAQVSVLNPEDLKPVKKRKRKEYLSQSDEESEMESMEERVESLKVLEVNQSGCGPLGDGRQNRTVSGEVKKEAWTWSWYLEEQKAMAAPLKLFQECQSIPQTKNSFRVGMKLEGIDPQHPSMYFVLTVTEVCGYRMRLHFDGYSECHDFWVNSNSPDIHPAGWCEKTEHKLYTPKGQRAEGCKEEEFSWASYLRLTKAQVAPQELFVSPGGTELPSSFQVGMKLEAVDRMNPSLICVATVTDVVDKRFLVHFDNWDDTYDYWCDETSPYIHPVGWCQERGRPLTPPQDYPDPDNFSWEKYLKDTGSTAVPAHCFKLRPQHGFQVNMKLEAVDKRNPSLIRVATVEDVDEYRIKIHFDGWNHMYDYWIDSDNPDIHPAGWCERTGHPLKTPLRPRDTLASGQGGCASLVCKGISHSRAKYSFNHRKCPTPGCDGSGHVTGRFTAHHCLSGCPLAERNQGRLKTELSDTEGPGAKRNLLVFGQRSKTSRHHGRIGRPPKYRKSQQRTYQSVSAEIIHPSFFMSALSANPDRTLSLCWEQHCKLLPGVAGICASNVATWSVDEVSSFVENLTGCDEQARVFKDEMIDGEAFLLLTQTDIVKIMSIKLGPALKIYNAILVFKSTDDSHK; from the exons ATGCGCAGTGATAGGCCCCTGCCCGCAAGACAACCTCGG TTAGACTGTGCAACAGCAGCTCGTGAGGACATGAGCGGGAAGGTTGGTGTCGAGGTGCTGGTGATGGGCGGAGCCAGTCCCCTCGCTGACGCCAGTGCGCCCCTTGTAGCCAATGAAAGCTTGGCGCCGAAGACACGCCCCCAGACCACTGCCTTTATTCTCCCAG CCACCAGCTCCCCTCTGAGCCTGGCAATGCGGAAGGGGGAAGGGCCAAGAGTTGCCATGGAGACGCCAAAGGTGGGCGGAGCTGGGGAGCCAGTGACCTCCATGCTGACCCCTCAGGTGGGCGGCGCCTGCAGCGTGGTCCGTGTTTTGGAGTGGAAGGAGGGCGTCGCCGTGCTCCCAGGCAGCAACCTAAAG TTCCGGATGAGTGACTTTGGCACTCTGCAGGTTGTGAGTGACAGGACAGTTCCTGTCCTCGAGCCAAGCACAGAAGGGCCTGCTGGGAAGGAGGTGGAGACAGACAGAGTCCCAGGACAGAGCTCAG TAGATGGTATCTCCCTCAGTGCTGCGATTCCTTCTGCAAGAAAGACGGTTGAACCCACTGAGGAGGACTCGACGGGAGGGAATGTTGGTCCCTGTGCAGGCTGGAGCCCGGGCGGGGAGAAGGAGTGCATGGATGAACTGCGGAGAGAGCCACTCACAGACAA GTCAGCACGTCTGGACATTGCCACGGTGGCCCAGGTGTCAGTGTTGAACCCAGAGGATCTGAAGCCAgtgaagaagaggaagaggaaggagtACCTGAGCCAGTCGGATGAGGAGTCAGAGATGGAGTCGATG gaggagagggtggagagtcTGAAGGTGCTAGAAGTGAACCAGTCTGGCTGTGGCCCGCTAGGGGACGGGAGACAGAACAGGACAG TCTCTGGGGAGGTGAAGAAGGAGGCGTGGACGTGGTCGTGGTATCTGGAGGAACAGAAGGCCATGGCTGCCCCTCTTAAGCTCTTCCAGGAG TGCCAGAGCATCCCCCAGACAAAGAACAGCTTCAGAGTCGGGATGAAGTTAGAGGGGATTGATCCACAGCACCCTTCCATGTACTTCGTCCTCACAGTGACCGAG gTGTGCGGGTATCGAATGAGGCTGCACTTTGACGGCTACTCCGAGTGCCATGATTTCTGGGTAAACAGCAACAGTCCGGACATCCATCCAGCCGGCTGGTGCGAGAAGACTGAGCACAAACTCTACACTCCAAAAGGTCAGAGGGCAGAGG GGTGTAAAGAAGAGGAGTTCTCCTGGGCCAGCTACCTGAGACTGACCAAGGCACAGGTGGCTCCACAGGAGCTGTTTGTCAGTCCAGGCGGG ACAGAGCTCCCCAGCAGTTTTCAGGTGGGGATGAAGCTGGAGGCCGTCGACCGCATGAACCCCTCCCTCATCTGTGTCGCCACGGTGACTGATGTGGTGGACAAGCGCTTCCTGGTTCACTTCGACAACTGGGATGACACTTACGACTACTG GTGTGATGAGACCAGTCCATACATCCACCCTGTTGGCTGGTGCCAGGAACGGGGCCGTCCCCTCACCCCACCGCAAG ATTACCCAGATCCTGATAACTTTTCCTGGGAGAAGTACCTGAAGGATACCGGCTCTACTGCTGTCCCAGCACATTGTTTCAAACTG CGCCCTCAGCATGGGTTCCAGGTCAACATGAAGCTGGAGGCCGTGGACAAGCGCAACCCCTCCCTCATTCGCGTGGCCACGGTGGAAGATGTTGACGAGTACAGGATTAAG ATCCACTTCGACGGCTGGAACCACATGTACGATTACTGGATCGACTCGGACAATCCCGACATCCACCCTGCAGGCTGGTGTGAGAGAACCGGGCACCCCCTGAAAACGCCCCTCC GCCCCCGGGACACCTTGGCGTcaggacaaggtggctgcgccTCTCTCGTCTGTAAAGGAATCAGCCATTCGCGAGCCAAGTACAGCTTCAACCACAG GAAGTGCCCCACCCCAGGCTGTGACGGCTCTGGTCATGTGACCGGGCGCTTCACGGCACACCACTGCCTGTCAGGCTGCCCGCTGGCGGAGCGGAACCAGGGCAGGCTCAAAACTGAGCTCTCCGACACCGAGGGCCCTGGGGCCAAGCGCAACCTGCTCGTCTTTGGCCAGCGCAGCAAGACGTCCCGGCACCACGGCAG GATAGGCCGTCCGCCCAAGTACAGGAAGAGCCAGCAGAGAACCTATCAGA GTGTGTCAGCGGAAATCATACACCCGTCCTTCTTCATGTCAGCCCTGTCTGCCAACCCGGACCGCACCCTATCACTCTGCTGGGAGCAGCACTGCAAGCTGCTGCCCGGGGTGGCTGGCATCTGCGCCAGCAACGTGGCAACCTGGAGCGTGGACGAG GTTTCCAGTTTTGTCGAGAATCTCACTGGTTGTGACGAGCAAGCCCGGGTTTTCAAAGACGAG ATGATCGACGGCGAGGCGTTCCTCTTGCTGACGCAGACAGACATTGTGAAGATCATGAGCATCAAGCTGGGCCCGGCGCTCAAGATCTACAATGCCATTCTGGTGTTCAAGAGCACCGACGACAGCCATAAGTGA
- the LOC121298290 gene encoding serine/arginine-rich splicing factor 6-like isoform X2 produces MPRVYIGRLSYHVREKDIQRFFSGYGKLLEIDLKNGYGFVEFEDTRDADDAVYELNGKELCGERVIVEHARGPRRDRDGYGGGGGGGGGGYGGRSGGGGSGGGYSRSRVGRDKYGPPVRTEYRLVVENLSSRCSWQDLKDFMRQAGEVTYADAHKERTNEGVIEFRSHSDMKRAMEKLDGTDINGRKIRLVEDKPRRRRSYSGSHSRSRSRRRSRSRSRRSSRSRSNSRSRSRSRSRSKRRSRSGRKSRSKSPARKSRSKSPARKSRSKSPARKSRSKSPARKSRSKSPARKSRSKSPARKSRSRSRTRKSRSRSRTRKSRSRSPSRKSRSKSVSKPKSDRDSRSPSEEKSEIKKSRSRSCSPVENGKGDQLKSASPSTSPKPDERRSKSPPSKRSASRSPSHSKSRSRSGSRD; encoded by the exons atgcCCCGCGTTTACATTGGCAGATTGAGCTATCATGTGCGGGAGAAGGACATCCAAAGGTTCTTCAGCGGCTACGGCAAGTTGCTGGAGATCGACCTGAAAAATGG GTATGGTTTTGTCGAGTTTGAAGACACGCGTGATGCTGACGATGCCGTGTACGAGCTGAACGGCAAGGAGCTGTGCGGGGAGCGTGTGATCGTTGAGCATGCCCGCGGACCTCGCAGGGACCGAGATGGATACGGAGgcgggggaggaggaggaggaggaggttacGGTGGACGCA gtggtggtggtggcagtgGAGGTGGCTATAGCAGAAGCCGTGTTGGCAGGGATAAGTATGGGCCTCCAGTCCGCACAGAATACCGTCTGGTTGTGGAGAACCTCTCCAGTCGATGCAGCTGGCAAGACCTCAAG GATTTCATGCGGCAGGCTGGGGAGGTTACGTATGCTGACGCTCACAAGGAGCGCACCAATGAAGGGGTGATTGAGTTCCGCTCCCACTCGGACATGAAGAGGGCAATGGAGAAGCTGGACGGCACAGACATAAACGGTCGGAAGATCCGCCTGGTGGAGGACAAGCCGCGCCGCCGACGCTCCTACTCTGGAAGCCACTCCAG GTCCCGCAGCAGGCGCCGTTCTCGTAGCAGGAGCCGCAGAAGCAGTCGATCCCGCAGCAACTCAAGGTCACGTTCCCG ATCCCGCTCAAGAAGCAAACGGCGTTCTAGGTCAGGCAGGAAGTCCCGTTCTAAATCCCCTGCCAGGAAGTCCCGTTCTAAATCCCCTGCCAGGAAGTCCCGTTCTAAATCCCCTGCCAGGAAGTCCCGTTCTAAATCCCCTGCCAGGAAGTCCCGTTCTAAATCCCCTGCCAGGAAGTCCCGTTCTAAATCCCCTGCCAGGAAGTCTCGTTCCAGGTCCCGCACCAGGAAGTCTCGTTCCAGGTCCCGCACCAGGAAGTCCCGTTCCCGCTCTCCCAGCAGGAAGTCCCGCTCCAAGAGCGTGTCAAAGCCCAAGTCAGACCGTGACTCCCGCAGCCCCTCTGAAGAGAAGTCTGAGATTAAGAAGTCCCGCAGCCGATCCTGCTCACCTGTGGAGAATGGGAAAGGGGACCAGCTCAAATCTGCCAGCCCTTCTACCTCCCCCAAGCCAGATGAGCGTCGCTCCAAGTCTCCCCCGTCCAAACGATCAGCATCCCGATCCCCTTCACACTCAAAATCCCGTTCCCGGTCTGGCTCCAGAGATTAG
- the LOC121298288 gene encoding lethal(3)malignant brain tumor-like protein 1 isoform X3 produces MRSDRPLPARQPRLDCATAAREDMSGKVGVEVLVMGGASPLADASAPLVANESLAPKTRPQTTAFILPATSSPLSLAMRKGEGPRVAMETPKVGGAGEPVTSMLTPQVGGACSVVRVLEWKEGVAVLPGSNLKFRMSDFGTLQVVSDRTVPVLEPSTEGPAGKEVETDRVPGQSSVDGISLSAAIPSARKTVEPTEEDSTGGNVGPCAGWSPGGEKECMDELRREPLTDKSARLDIATVAQVSVLNPEDLKPVKKRKRKEYLSQSDEESEMESMEERVESLKVLEVNQSGCGPLGDGRQNRTVSGEVKKEAWTWSWYLEEQKAMAAPLKLFQECQSIPQTKNSFRVGMKLEGIDPQHPSMYFVLTVTEVCGYRMRLHFDGYSECHDFWVNSNSPDIHPAGWCEKTEHKLYTPKGCKEEEFSWASYLRLTKAQVAPQELFVSPGGTELPSSFQVGMKLEAVDRMNPSLICVATVTDVVDKRFLVHFDNWDDTYDYWCDETSPYIHPVGWCQERGRPLTPPQDYPDPDNFSWEKYLKDTGSTAVPAHCFKLRPQHGFQVNMKLEAVDKRNPSLIRVATVEDVDEYRIKIHFDGWNHMYDYWIDSDNPDIHPAGWCERTGHPLKTPLRPRDTLASGQGGCASLVCKGISHSRAKYSFNHRKCPTPGCDGSGHVTGRFTAHHCLSGCPLAERNQGRLKTELSDTEGPGAKRNLLVFGQRSKTSRHHGRIGRPPKYRKSQQRTYQSVSAEIIHPSFFMSALSANPDRTLSLCWEQHCKLLPGVAGICASNVATWSVDEVSSFVENLTGCDEQARVFKDEMIDGEAFLLLTQTDIVKIMSIKLGPALKIYNAILVFKSTDDSHK; encoded by the exons ATGCGCAGTGATAGGCCCCTGCCCGCAAGACAACCTCGG TTAGACTGTGCAACAGCAGCTCGTGAGGACATGAGCGGGAAGGTTGGTGTCGAGGTGCTGGTGATGGGCGGAGCCAGTCCCCTCGCTGACGCCAGTGCGCCCCTTGTAGCCAATGAAAGCTTGGCGCCGAAGACACGCCCCCAGACCACTGCCTTTATTCTCCCAG CCACCAGCTCCCCTCTGAGCCTGGCAATGCGGAAGGGGGAAGGGCCAAGAGTTGCCATGGAGACGCCAAAGGTGGGCGGAGCTGGGGAGCCAGTGACCTCCATGCTGACCCCTCAGGTGGGCGGCGCCTGCAGCGTGGTCCGTGTTTTGGAGTGGAAGGAGGGCGTCGCCGTGCTCCCAGGCAGCAACCTAAAG TTCCGGATGAGTGACTTTGGCACTCTGCAGGTTGTGAGTGACAGGACAGTTCCTGTCCTCGAGCCAAGCACAGAAGGGCCTGCTGGGAAGGAGGTGGAGACAGACAGAGTCCCAGGACAGAGCTCAG TAGATGGTATCTCCCTCAGTGCTGCGATTCCTTCTGCAAGAAAGACGGTTGAACCCACTGAGGAGGACTCGACGGGAGGGAATGTTGGTCCCTGTGCAGGCTGGAGCCCGGGCGGGGAGAAGGAGTGCATGGATGAACTGCGGAGAGAGCCACTCACAGACAA GTCAGCACGTCTGGACATTGCCACGGTGGCCCAGGTGTCAGTGTTGAACCCAGAGGATCTGAAGCCAgtgaagaagaggaagaggaaggagtACCTGAGCCAGTCGGATGAGGAGTCAGAGATGGAGTCGATG gaggagagggtggagagtcTGAAGGTGCTAGAAGTGAACCAGTCTGGCTGTGGCCCGCTAGGGGACGGGAGACAGAACAGGACAG TCTCTGGGGAGGTGAAGAAGGAGGCGTGGACGTGGTCGTGGTATCTGGAGGAACAGAAGGCCATGGCTGCCCCTCTTAAGCTCTTCCAGGAG TGCCAGAGCATCCCCCAGACAAAGAACAGCTTCAGAGTCGGGATGAAGTTAGAGGGGATTGATCCACAGCACCCTTCCATGTACTTCGTCCTCACAGTGACCGAG gTGTGCGGGTATCGAATGAGGCTGCACTTTGACGGCTACTCCGAGTGCCATGATTTCTGGGTAAACAGCAACAGTCCGGACATCCATCCAGCCGGCTGGTGCGAGAAGACTGAGCACAAACTCTACACTCCAAAAG GGTGTAAAGAAGAGGAGTTCTCCTGGGCCAGCTACCTGAGACTGACCAAGGCACAGGTGGCTCCACAGGAGCTGTTTGTCAGTCCAGGCGGG ACAGAGCTCCCCAGCAGTTTTCAGGTGGGGATGAAGCTGGAGGCCGTCGACCGCATGAACCCCTCCCTCATCTGTGTCGCCACGGTGACTGATGTGGTGGACAAGCGCTTCCTGGTTCACTTCGACAACTGGGATGACACTTACGACTACTG GTGTGATGAGACCAGTCCATACATCCACCCTGTTGGCTGGTGCCAGGAACGGGGCCGTCCCCTCACCCCACCGCAAG ATTACCCAGATCCTGATAACTTTTCCTGGGAGAAGTACCTGAAGGATACCGGCTCTACTGCTGTCCCAGCACATTGTTTCAAACTG CGCCCTCAGCATGGGTTCCAGGTCAACATGAAGCTGGAGGCCGTGGACAAGCGCAACCCCTCCCTCATTCGCGTGGCCACGGTGGAAGATGTTGACGAGTACAGGATTAAG ATCCACTTCGACGGCTGGAACCACATGTACGATTACTGGATCGACTCGGACAATCCCGACATCCACCCTGCAGGCTGGTGTGAGAGAACCGGGCACCCCCTGAAAACGCCCCTCC GCCCCCGGGACACCTTGGCGTcaggacaaggtggctgcgccTCTCTCGTCTGTAAAGGAATCAGCCATTCGCGAGCCAAGTACAGCTTCAACCACAG GAAGTGCCCCACCCCAGGCTGTGACGGCTCTGGTCATGTGACCGGGCGCTTCACGGCACACCACTGCCTGTCAGGCTGCCCGCTGGCGGAGCGGAACCAGGGCAGGCTCAAAACTGAGCTCTCCGACACCGAGGGCCCTGGGGCCAAGCGCAACCTGCTCGTCTTTGGCCAGCGCAGCAAGACGTCCCGGCACCACGGCAG GATAGGCCGTCCGCCCAAGTACAGGAAGAGCCAGCAGAGAACCTATCAGA GTGTGTCAGCGGAAATCATACACCCGTCCTTCTTCATGTCAGCCCTGTCTGCCAACCCGGACCGCACCCTATCACTCTGCTGGGAGCAGCACTGCAAGCTGCTGCCCGGGGTGGCTGGCATCTGCGCCAGCAACGTGGCAACCTGGAGCGTGGACGAG GTTTCCAGTTTTGTCGAGAATCTCACTGGTTGTGACGAGCAAGCCCGGGTTTTCAAAGACGAG ATGATCGACGGCGAGGCGTTCCTCTTGCTGACGCAGACAGACATTGTGAAGATCATGAGCATCAAGCTGGGCCCGGCGCTCAAGATCTACAATGCCATTCTGGTGTTCAAGAGCACCGACGACAGCCATAAGTGA